CAAGTTGTCCACCAAACCTCGTTTTCAATGCTGCTAAGAAGGTCTGTGACGGGCCCTGAGAATGTGCAGGTGTGCTTGCTCACCAGATGCTGAATGTGTTCTTACAATTGTGGAGCCCAGTCACTGATGCCCAGTAACTGGAAGTGGAAGTACTGATGAGGGTAACACTGATGACTGCAACTTTGCTTTCCCCTTGAAGTCGAAGGAATGTATGCTCACCCTCGTGACTGCCCCAAAAATTTGTAAGTTGTGCTAAACTCACAGCCAAGTACCTCAAGTTGTCCACCAAAACCTCGTTTTCAATGTGCTAGAAGGTCTGTGACTGGCCTGAGAATGTGCAGTGCACGTCTACATCTGATGCTGAATGTGTTCTTACAATTGTGGAGACAGTCACTGATGCCCCAGTAACTGGAAGTGGAAATACTGATGGAGAAAAACACTGTGACTGCAACTTTTTTTGGGCCCTGAAGTCGAAGGAAGTATGCTCATCCTCGTGACTGCTCCAAATTTGTAAGTTGTGCAAAACTCACAGCCCGGGTCCCGGAAGCTGTCCACCAAACCTCGTTTTCAATGCTGCTAAGAAAGTCTGTGACGGCCTGAGAATGTGCAGTGTACATCTGAAATCTGATGCTGAATGTGTTCTTACAATTGTGGAGACAGTCACTGATGCCCCAGAAAACGGAAGTGGAAGTACTGAGGAGGGTAACACTGAGACTGCAACTTTGTTTGCCCTGAAGTCGAAGGAATGTATGCTCATCCTCGTGACTCCCTCCAAATTTGTAAGTTGTGCTAACTCACAGCCAAGTACATCAAGTTGTCCCCCAAACCTCGTTTTCAATGCTGTTTAAGAAGGTCTGGGGACTGGTCTGAAAATGTGCAGTGCACGTCTACATCTGATGCTGAATGTGTTCTTAAAAATTGTGGAGACAGTCACTGATGCCCCAGTAACTGGAAGGGAAGACTGATGAGGGTAACACTGAGGGACTGTAACTTTGTTTGCCCGAAGTCGAAGGAAGTATGCTCATCCTCGTGACTGCTCCAAATTTGTAATTTGTGCTAACTCACAGCCAGTACATCAAGTTGTCCACCAAACCTCGTTTTCAATGCTGCTAAGAAGGTCTGTGACTGGTCTGAAAATGTGCAGTGCACGTCTACATGTGATGCTGCATGTGTTCTGACAATTGTGGAGACAGTCACTGATGCCCCAGTGACCGGAAGTGAAGGTACAGTCGCACCAACAACAGTCGCACCGACAAACCCCCCGCACCGCACCGACAACAGCCGCACCGACAACAGCCGCACCGACAACAGCCGCACCGACAACAGCCGCACCGAAAAACACCCGCCCCGAAAAACAACTGCACCGACAACACCCCCCACCGACAACACCCGCACCGACAAACCCGCAACTGAATGTAACTTTCACTGTCCAGGAAAATGGATTATCCTATCCACGCAAATGCTCGCAGTATGTTTCTGTGCCAACTCAGTGGCTTATGTTAAGCAATGCCCAATGGTCTTCATTACAACCGGTAAGCAAGAACTGGGGACTGGCCTCAGGATGAAGGTTGCACTGATGATGAGGAAGCATCCTGCACCTTGTCTAATCCTGCAGCTCCACCAACACTTCCTAATCCAAATGAACAAATCTGTGACTGCGAGTGTTGTCTGAAGCCTCATCCAGATGACtgtacatcatattattattgtgcaGTAAGTATTGGTACCACGATTTTAAAAACTGCTTATGTAGATATGCCATAATAGaacctaaataaaataatacattttcctTGATGTTTCAGGCCTGGAAGGGGATGCTCAGTTCCATGCTGTTCAGATGGTCTAGTGTCCATCCTGAATTCAAGCAATGCGTCCTTCAAACGCAGTTCCCTCAGTGCCAGCCAGAAGTACCACCAACATGTGACCCAACTTGCGAGTGTGTTTATCCAGCTGAAGTCTGTTCAGAGTATTTCAAATGTGAGTTTGCTCAAAATGTTTCTCCACTTATTGAACACAACTGTCTTTAAAAATTTAGACGGGGCTTTCTTAACAGGTATCTTAAAATCAATTACATTTGATACTCACTGACATAGAAACGTTGGCTTTCCCTTAAATTCAATGTTTTCTTAAAGGTAACAGAGAAGGGAAACCCCATCAAGCACGAATGCATGGAGGCCTTCTCTTCAATGACAAAATCCATAGCTGTGACCTTCCTCAGAACGTAGAGTGTTCTGGAACCCGTCGCAAGAGAAGCCTCACAAACGGGCGGTGCTCTCAACAGTACGTGACAGGTTTTGAAAAAAGCATTACATCCACTGGGTATGTCTTTTTGAAGGTCCATACTGCTTCATTGTAGaaaatccctttctctttttgcatCTATATCTCTGTTCATCTATCTGGTTGCATCCAGCTATTATGAAAGTTATATATGCGGTTATACAAAGGCGTTTTCCCTTGCAGCTGAAGAATGTAAGCAGCTGGAGGGCAAATTCGCTGTGGAAGGCAACCCCAACGCCTACTACTTTTGCTCTCACGGTACTGCTCACCTCA
This genomic stretch from Penaeus monodon isolate SGIC_2016 unplaced genomic scaffold, NSTDA_Pmon_1 PmonScaffold_7800, whole genome shotgun sequence harbors:
- the LOC119571757 gene encoding uncharacterized protein LOC119571757, giving the protein MYAHPRDCSKFVSCANSQPSTSSCPPNLVFNAAKKVCDWSENVQCTSTCDAACVLTIVETVTDAPVTGSEGTVAPTTVAPTNPPHRTDNSRTDNSRTDNSRTDNSRTEKHPPRKTTAPTTPPTDNTRTDKPATESRTGDWPQDEGCTDDEEASCTLSNPAAPPTLPNPNEQICDCECCLKPHPDDCTSYYYCAGMLSSMLFRWSSVHPEFKQCVLQTQFPQCQPEVPPTCDPTCECVYPAEVCSEYFKCNREGKPHQARMHGGLLFNDKIHSCDLPQNVECSGTRRKRSLT